In Electrophorus electricus isolate fEleEle1 chromosome 6, fEleEle1.pri, whole genome shotgun sequence, a single genomic region encodes these proteins:
- the c6h9orf16 gene encoding UPF0184 protein C9orf16 homolog, with protein MKMSGPNGDPNITNDDGIIDNEDEFSEEEYAAINSMLDQINSCLDDLEERNDALNGKLHELLESNRQARQEFQAQLNEKDKDKTQPPPHPSHEDSPPCDG; from the exons ATGAAAATGTCTGGACCAAATGGAGACCCCAACATTACAAACGATGATGGAATTATTGATAACGAAGACGAATTCAGTGAAGAAG AATATGCGGCAATCAACTCCATGCTGGACCAGATCAACTCGTGCCTAGATGACTTGGAGGAACGCAACGATGCGCTGAACGGCAAACTACACGAACTTCTGGAGTCCAACCGACAGGCACGGCAGGAGTTCCAAGCGCAGCTGaatgaaaaagataaagataaaaCCCAGCCGCCTCCGCATCCGTCTCACGAGGATTCACCTCCATGTGACGGATGA
- the surf2 gene encoding surfeit locus protein 2 — protein sequence MDDLPAELRAFLEGQPFLELTDSNKVKCTLNGHEFPCNLAQLQNFTSGKKFKKLCSNAEFNYSQYEPHLVASTKEPNRLFCKLTLRHINRIPQHVLRHVSGKRYKKALAQYEECAKLGVVFMPASLKRRRRPRDANGEPSTSGGQRRMKPGSDFWAPCSSDGEDGDSEDSMSDLYPSSLFTLKKAEAQEEMEEGDDFQTDDMEFSEMGDKQEPQKRKKAQSVGFNKKFKKNRKRKGFKTVGEVKNGK from the exons ATGGACGACCTGCCTGCCGAACTAAGAGCATTTCTTGAGGGTCAACCTTTTCTAGAGCTTACTGATTCCAATAAG gtcaAGTGCACGCTAAATGGCCACGAGTTTCCTTGCAACCTTGCACAGTTGCAAAACTTCACTTCGGGGAAGAAATTCAAGAAATTGTGTTCTAACGCAGAATTCAATTACAGCCAGTATGAACCACATCTGGTCGCAAGTACTAAAGAACC CAATCGCCTTTTCTGCAAGCTGACCCTGAGACACATCAATCGAATTCCCCAGCATGTCCTAAGGCATGTCAGTGGGAAGCGATACAAGAAAGCTCTAGCACAAT ACGAGGAGTGTGCGAAACTAGGCGTGGTGTTCATGCCGGCCAGCCTCAAGCGGAGACGACGGCCCAGAGATGCCAATGGCGAGCCGAGTACAAGTGGAGGGCAGCGGAGAATGAAGCCAGGCAGCGACTTCTGGGCACCATGTTCCAGTGACGGCGAAGACGGCGACTCGGAGGACAGCATGTCTGACCTCTACCCAT CCTCCCTGTTCACTCTAAAGAAGGCAGAGGCACAGGAAGAAATGGAGGAAGGTGATGACTTCCAAACAGATGATATGGAGTTTTCGGAAATGGGTGATAAACAAGAACCACAGAAACGCAAAAAG GCCCAGTCTGTTGGCTTTAACAAGAAGttcaagaaaaacagaaaaaggaaaggTTTTAAGACCGTCGGCGAAGTAAAGAATGGGAAATAA